Below is a genomic region from Periplaneta americana isolate PAMFEO1 chromosome 7, P.americana_PAMFEO1_priV1, whole genome shotgun sequence.
aaaaaaaaaagacacacaccAGGGAAGGCTGCATAACCTATTCCACGGAAGAGTATGAGAACTAGGAGAATAACAAAAAGGAAAGACATTACTTGCCCATAAAACTATCATGTTACGGTATTTGATTATTAAATATAAacctaaaataaaagaaataaacagcTTTAAAGAAAATCACTAGTCTATCCCCATCAGAATTTTTCCTGATTATATAATTTGCAATGTAAAAACGTAcgatatacaaataaaatgtaccagTACGTGATATACACAATTCACGTAAACCTGAAAGATGTCACATGGTTGTGTACAGAATGAGCACAATGCCATACTCAAGTATTCACTCTTATCAAACACATACACTGGACTTGAAATCAGATCTCTTGTCTTAAAACTATAAGCTAATCACTATCCCTCTTAATCtcaatgtatttattcattcgatTCTGTGTTCACGCAGGAGTAGAAATAAACATCACGGTCAAGGCTTCTTCCCAGACAAAACACAAGCTAAAAATCATAAATAGCTTTATCTGCAGTTTACTATGTCTCCATCTTTGTAGTTCTACAGTAACTGTAGGCTACTCACAAAGTACCAGTATAGTATGCAATTCAATTTATGCAAACTGTGGttatttataacctcaatattTTTATACCAGTATcatacttgaaattatttttatggtttGCACAGACTGAAATGGTCACATATTCAGAAATTAGAGtgcttttttttatattatatcaactttgtattttagaaagaaatatcagttaaaaattaattctaCGAAGTATGCAGAAAACttaattaatattgaataattacatataataatttgTGTTTACTGATTAGTTACagtatatattccaattttcaatattttttaaaatttagaatgAGATTAAGAGGGTCAAATGTCATGCAGAAAGCAAAAAAAAATCTTGCATTTGCAActaaaaatacaaatgaaacacGAATACAAGTATATGAGAGGTACACTAAATTATACAAGTTTGTGTTAATTAAAACTTAAATGTTATATTGTCTTCATAAGTTCAGATACCTTGAGATTAAATAAGATATATTCTTACATTCAGAAAGTAAATCTTGTAATAGGAAATGTAGAATGGTACTTTCAACATATTATCCCCTGCAAGACAGAGTATCGTAAGCTCCTCTTTACCGAAAATGAGTTATGGTGCTTAGAATAAACTGCCCATAACTGCACATGGACTGTAAAAGTTCCGTGAGCCTAACAATTTTTTTCCCTCTGATAAGTTGGTTTAAACTTTGAATACTGTATTCACCAACATGTTGGATAAATATCGTAACTACCTCCTCTCCTGTAATGTTAGCAAAATAGTGTTTGATACTCTGCCTTGCAGACGATATGTAATATTGATGTAGTTTGTTGTGCTATACTTGTTAACACATACTCTTAACCGATCTTCGTTACTTGTAGAAAATGATAAATGAATGATCAGCGTATGAAAAGCAGCTTACAGATAATCACAATTTCCACCAACAATAAATTGGTTTTCTCATATCTGTGCTAACTTTCAAGACAAAGAAATACAAGACATTTCTTACTTAACAGGATTAGTAACTAGTGAAGTTAAAAAAATCTTCAACCTTCACTTCACTTTTATACATTCTGTTTATTCTATCAACATGGTTTGGTATGACAAAACAATGCTACCAAAACACTCGCACAAACAAGCAATTTTCTGATATGAGACACAGAAGCCAAATTTTAGAAGTTATCCATCTCTATATTCCCtaaatacaataaacattttcagtaattCATCAAATGAAATGTATTTATCATTTGATGATAACAGTAATGTTACACCTCCTTAGTTACAATTGTAGCTAACAAATTTAGTTCGCATTTAATATTTAATGGCATATTCATAATGCATACAAGAATGTATTTTCGTAGCTGAGTACTCATGCTGTTACTTGAAATTATTAGTTAGGCTACCCGATATTTGTcataatttaattactattacattGTGTTGAAAAAGAGGTGAAATTGGGCTGCATAAGACACACATCTACTCTCAATTTTAGGAGTAATGCAGACATATTTTAATGTGGcctttatatattacaaaaaatggtaggcctattttaaaatgtatttatacatttttaaattcccatgtttaaattatattatatactggtattgatttgtatgtatttcccttcaaattaaaataacattgaaaaagaaatggaaataaatatcCATTTTAGATACGCTTAATTAATTAACCTAACAGAACATAATTTGTTTTCAGATCTGATTAATTATTACTACAGGTACCAATAGTCCCTTCTTCAGAGACTATGAATTCTCTTCTGCAAACTAAATTTGACGAATTATTACCAATAGTCCCTTCTTCGGAGACTATGACTTCTCTTCTGCAAACTAGATTTGACGAACTCTCAAAATTGCTAATAAGTGAATGCCATATACAAAACTCAGTgatattcattaataaacttaaaacatttctaaaaatgATAGTAACTGAATATAATTTCAAAGCAATGTAATATCTTTTGAGTACATTTACTTTTTTCTCGAACATAATACACAAGATATACGCATAAGTGAATTCTCGAAAATCTTAGTGTGGTAAGTGAATTTCGTCTTATGAtactttttcataaatttatataattctaagCATGCAGGTAAATATAACTTTGAAAGcaatgtgaatatttttttagtaaatttaATGACGTCTAGAAATTTTAGTAAGTGAATATCACTTAATAAGTATATTTCTCTTGAAAAGTGCGGATTTTCCTGGTAATTGACTTAATTTTCATTCAATAGATATATCAATTACTTTATCTAGTAGGCATACCAACCATACGAAATACAATGAGCGAAATTTCATATAAGAACTGTATGAATTTCTAGGCATTCATTTATCTTTCTTGCCTGCATTATACATTCAAGTAGCATGAATTACTGAATTATACCAGTAAACAAAATACTGAGCTTAGTTTAATTTGAGAGGTTCTATTTCTTTTCCAGAAACATAATCACTAACGTAACATTAATACATAATATGCATCAGAAGAACAAAACATAATTGCTACTGATGCTTTCCTTACAaataactaattataaattccacaCAGACTGGTTTGTAAGATGCAAGCTGAAGGTCTGGGGCATGGAAGAAGGACGCAGGTTAGTACAGAAGGATGCGTTTCTCAACCTGCTTGCGACAGATTGGACATTCAGACATCCGGTCTCCACACATCTGGCATGTACCGTGCCCGCACAGGAAGATCATGTTTTTGAGTCGGTCCAGGCATACAGGACACATGGTCTGCTCTTTGATATCCTGCAACTGCTGCTGCAATTTCTGTATGTCAGAGTTGGATGTGTCTCGGCTTCCATTGTTCATTAGTGCCCCAGTCAGGCAGACAGGTTCTACTGGAACGCCACCTACAAAAgcaaatattaacatttatttccTTGTTGCTATGTTGttcttattattgtcattactgtTACTTTTATTATGATTGTCATCACAATCTAATCTGAAAATTACGTCAATTTAGCATAAGGGGATTAGCAGGGAATTGTTTCGTATCATATTTAAGCAATAAggaacttacttatggcttttagagaacctggaggttcattgtcgctctcacacAAGCCTGCCATAGGTCCTATTctaagcaagatcaatccagtccttaccatcatatctcatctctctcaaatccgttttaatattatcctcccatctatgtctcatcctctccaaaggtattttttcttctggtctcccaactaacactctatatgcatatctggattcaccCCAGATTGTACAAATTGATTCAGTAAAATCAAAATCCGTTGCTATGCCCCATGGTGTCCCTCAAGTTTCAATTCTTGATCCAATCTTATTTCTTCCACACATAAATGATCTCCCATTAAATATAACTGAAGGAAAAACTGTGTTATTTACAGATGATGCAAACATAATACCGTACtgaatgatattacttacttactggcttttaaggaacccagaggttcattgccaccctcacataagcccaccattggtccctatcctgagcaagattaatccactctctatcatcatatcccacctccctcaaatccattttaatattatcttcccatctgcgtctcggcctccccaaaggtcttttttcctccggcctcccaactaacactctatatgcatttctggattcgcccatacgtgctacatcccctgcccatctcaaacgtctggatttaatgttcctaattatgtcaggtgaagaatacaatgcgtgcagttctgtgttgtgtaactttctccattctcctgtaacttcatcccttttagccccaaatattttcctaagcaccttactctcaaacatccttaacctatgtttctctctcaaagtgagagtccaagtttcacaaccataaagaacaaccagtaatataactgttttataaattctaactttcagattttttgacagcagacaggatgataaaagcttctcaaccgaataataacaggcatttcccatatttattctgtgtttaatttcctcccgagtatcatttatatttgttactgttgctctgtTCAGCTGACAGAATGATATTAGGGAAGAGAActtgcaaataaaaattaatgagacATTAACAAAACTAGAACAATGGTTAGCAAATAAAACTGTCTATATGTCATTTAATCAATATCTATCCGAACAGATTCGCATAGTACTTAATAATATCATGATTAAGGAAGTAAAATGCACTAAATTTTTAGGTATATGAATATATTCCAGTCTGACATGAGAAAAGCACATACAACATCCAACTGAGAAGCTGGTCACTTATGTTATGCTTTTTCGAGTCCTTGCGAAGAAATCACCCATGCACTTTTTAATATCAGTCTACTTTGGATATGTTCATTCAATATTATCATATGGCATTTTTACTTGGGGATCTTCACCAAAATTAACACAAGTACTCAAATTTCAGAAAAGAATACTTGAAATCATTAAACACGTCCCTATTCGTATAACaattttcagagaactaaaaatcttacctgtgccctgcaaatatattttaaaaatagtgttttttattcatcaaaacatagattcctttaaaacaaattcaacttaTCATGAATATAACACCAGAACATACATTTGAATTATCACAGGCTTACCAGAAATCTTAATAGCATATCACATAAAGGCAGCAATTTATACAATAAACTTCCACAAAATATCAAAGAACTTAaggtgagaaaattaaaaaaaaaaggtaaagaacattttttaaacacatatacaattttgcACATATGAAtatcttcatttaaaattttagtaataATTAACATTCTCTCCTTGATACTGGCCTTGATCATTTTATGTTCCAGGTAAGCCAGAGCTGAAGTCAAGACTGGGAAAATGAAACAGAGAGACTGGATGGAACAGTGTCACACATGCTTGGAGAATGGAAGATCGAGCTTGTATAATTAAGAATGACtttgtttttttatgttatttagtactggtattaaattgtattgtaatataatgtatattatccTGTGTAATCTATATTGTTGTTCACTTTCAATGTATAATTAAAGGAATTGTAGTTTTGCATGGAAAGCttatttagaattaaattaatttgtattatattttatgttatttctcTTGTGTACAGATgatgccatgaatgcttgtaattctatcggTTAATAAAGatgtaatctaatctaattactgtcaccactactactactactactactactactactactactactactactactatctccTCCCATGCACTGATCAAGCATGAATAAAATacacattttgaattaaaaattacaagataAATTTTGGTATTGCATTAATATTCTTTATGTACTTTCATTGAAAAAGTAGACAATTATTTGACATTTTCTATTTCAAAAGTATCACTTCATTATTGTTTCTGTCACAATTTCCAATGATTTGCAACTGTCATGAGTAAAGATAGGATTTCCATgcatatgcatgtttttatataagcttgctGCACTTCTCTAATTTTGTAAATATCCGTTTCATGGCTTAGTGATTCGAAATAAGAATAATGTTTCCAtgcatatttgtaatttttggcCTTTTTAGAGATAAATTCATGCATTGtgaatgtttttaaaatagtACGTTTAATAAAGCTTATTTAGAGGTTTAACTTGCATATTACGCCAATATTAGtgcatattttatgttaaatgcATAATATCGaattttataaatgttgcctcTTAGAGGTTGGTATTTCTGAGCTTACAATGTTTGAGtaagatatgaaaaaaataagtgaaagaaCTAATGGTTTGCAAGACTTCTACCTGAGAATTCCTGGACCTTACCAGCTAATACTCATCATTGTACTGTCACATTGGAATTCCAAGCGCCAACTCTTGTTCTATACAAGCCCCCACCCAGAGACTAAACACATTATTAGGAGAATGCCACTTATGTATCCCTCCAACACTCAGTGCTGATAGTGTCGGCAATAGAACTAATATGCTTCCTCTTACATGTCTTTAATTTGGACTGATAGTAGGTCTCCAGTAATTATATGTGCAGTTGCTTTGTGAATTGCTATATTAATTGTGTTCTGTTGTGAATCGTGAAGTGttgtgataagataagataagataatgttAGAGAAGACAAGATAAGGTGAGATAAGGTAGggtaagataagttaagataagataagataagataaggtaacataagataagagagggcaagataagatgagataagatagggtaagataagataagataggataagataagataaggtaaggtaAGATTAGATACGGTAAGATAAGagaagacaagataagataaggtagggtaatttaagttaagataagataggttaagataagataagataagatatgagaagacaagataagatgagataaggtagggtaagataagataagatgagatgagataaggtaagataagagaAGACAAGGCAAGATGAGATAAGGTTGggtaagataagttaagatagataagataatataggttaagataagataagataagatacggtaagagaagacaagataagatgagataaggtagggtaagataagataagataagctaagataagatagGTTAAGATAaggtaaggtaagataagataagatatttatattatatgtattattatgtatatatgtataatgtTTAGGGCCTttgtcagtggcggctcctgcatatttcttaagaggaggaaagaagttaacagagCAAAaagacaccttcttgagagaaacatgctacaaattagcctacatgcatacatgtaagacgaGATAGTtttagggttggccttctcttttgtatagcaataatctgttcttgtaaactgagtttcctaaattgtccaaaatatgttttcacttccattcattgttggataattgcacaaatgaacaattacaaggaaattcactaactcgtagcatttttcgcgcacacttaAGCACCatacgtgttggaagagactagctactaacacataaccagaaccgttttactcacgtggtctgtgttgccacatgtacattttacaagttcagtatcacatgcttttgaagaatgtcagttcttgtgaagtcatactaccattattgttcaaagcagccggtggccgattaatttttatgttaaaaataatgtagtttggagtactttcaatttcaaatatatttgtacaaaactgacaacttggctgttatcctgtctagtagacaatgaatggaagtgaatttcaggcaacgagttagaaagactCTCTAACTCGTTGATTttaggggccaaaaagatctgcgatgctaacgtagaactacttcttctttgttttatataaatataacttcaactttcagatatcctcgaaagtttcaaaccatgaatagtagcttatataaagtgcaatgaataatatattttgttttataatttaaaaaagtttatatggtatctttcatagttttgcgttaaaactgtttttattgtgcctcctcctatatgtgttatagtctggttgaatgcagcatcgttacatggcagcggtagcgagcttgctgcacgaccaggcggtttctatatttcccgcccatgcgctgattcagaggagaatctcctccctctccgttcatgtACTtgttttaaaactctgcttctgtctctcgcctctagtgcgctgttgtctatgtgtgttaactgcagtaagggaggaatggattgactttcctccacacaaacaatcccgcatctttctcacagttttctagcagcacatgagtgcgcgtcatttaaaactcgatcaaccgaggttttcttacagCTGTAAACTTAAAAactatcgaatcttcctcgaatttcaaggcatatatttcatttggtatttactttcaaaggaagaaaaatgtgaggaggatgttcctcccttccctccccggagaaaccgccactgaagataaggtaagataagataagataagatacggtaagagaagacaagataagatgagataaggaagggtaagataagttaagataagataagataagataagataagataggttAAGATAaggtaaggtaagataagatatttatatatttattattatgtatatatgtataatgtGTAGGGCCTTTGTCTAGAGGATTTTTTAAATGCTCATGACAGTAATAAACTATAAAATCTAATTACATAAGAATTAAACAGATATTAGGTTTGTGTTTTATGAAAAGTACAATCACAAAACCTTTGTTTGGTCTTGATCTTACCTAGAGGTCCCACAATATCTTCCTCATTATCAGCCTGGACATCTGATATAGTTCCAATTCCGCCACAGCAAACAATAAAAGGCACCATGTGATCAATCTGTGCTCGGCATTGAACACATTTCTTCATAAGTGCAGCACAGCCTTCACAGGCGCACATGTGTCCACATGGCTTAAACAATACCGAAGCTTTCTTGTCGGAACATACCACACACTCTTCGATCTGGAAAAGAAGTTGTAGACTCATAAGACAGATAATAAATGCAGAAACGAACATAAGAAGATGTGTTATTTTAATCCAGAAACTAGAGTAATGGTTTTATGCAATAAATTCGCACAAAGTGTAAAACTAGTGTTCGCGCTTGCattctgccagaaaaaaaaaacactgactAGTAGTATTATCAATATCGTTAGGGTGGGTCGGAGTAATTTGGgtgtaagttacaatttattgcatACAACTTTACCCAATCTTCAAACACATGCCTATTTAATATATACTGTCTATTCCACAATTGCCTATCAAGGAGTGTTAAAAATCTGAATTGATCACACTGATACTGCCTggtaaaaaaaacttgttttttatTTACCAGTGTATGAAATGACATACCACAATCTAAGCAATATTGTTGGGGAACCAGCTATGATACAGTAACCAAATTCATGTAAGTGtacatgtttttaataaatttagtaaaatatcattaataatttgTTAGTAAATTAGAATTTACAAACCTGGGGTAATTtggatataaattacaatttatggaataaaactttacctaatctGCCAATTTAATATGGTTAGTCTATTTCACAATTTATGTTGATCACACTGATATTGCCTggtaaaaaaactgtttttttttttttttaatttaccagTGTATGAAATGCTTTACCATCAAAACAATATTGGGGAACCAGCTGTGATACAGTAACCAAATTCATCATGTGTATGTTACACATGTTTAGAAcatgttttaataaatttagtaatatatcattaatagtttgttagtaaattataatttagaaacataagGTAATTATAGGTTAATTGGTAACTAAGTTTTCGTTCCAGATCATGCCATGGACACAAATTATGTATTGGTGAAAGACAAATAAATCCGAAGTGTTTTCTGTCAATGAATTTACTCGgagatattttaaattaacaaaataaccTCATCAAGAACTTAAATATtggctgacatttttttttaccttgttaggtctaattaaaatttttaaatgcctACCAAATCTCTGAATTCTGTTCTAGGATACATACACTAACCTATGGTtgggataatttgattttataaggaCTTTAAAGCATGTTTCACTTCAATAATACACATTATACTCAAATTTTCCCATCCATGAGGTAAACTGAGTATAGTTAAACTTAGGGTTATTATTATAAGAGggcaatatatttgaaaatgcaatagaatcaCTCTAGAAGGTCACAGTGCTACCATATAAAAAACTGACTGGAAAATTTTTATCTTGGTAACAGACTATGGGTCTCTAAACTTAAAAAAGAGCTGTTTTTATACCGAAATTACCCCAACCCACCCTAATCTTTTCTTAGACATAAATTCActcattttgaattttaatatcATGATGTTACCTTAACTCTTCCTACAACTGGTTCTCTGCATACCAAACACTTCTTGACACGAGGAGAACAGACCGAGCAGCAAGCCACGTGGCCACACGGCTTGAACAGCGTGTCACGCTTGAGGTCAGAACACACTAAGCACTCATCCAGTGTAAC
It encodes:
- the LOC138703491 gene encoding E3 ubiquitin-protein ligase MIB1-like, with the protein product MRILLMKLPRPWIVDEKKDDGYTALHLAALNNHVEVAELLVHQGQANMDLQNVNLQTALHLAVERQHTQIVRLLVREGSNLNIPDKDGDTPLHEALRHHTLSQLRQLQDVQDVGKLLMGLGSQGADKKSSASIACFLAGNGADLGIKNKKGQTPLDLCPDPNLCKALAKCHKDKDTDQIEPRRTDGPNGEDGVTLDECLVCSDLKRDTLFKPCGHVACCSVCSPRVKKCLVCREPVVGRVKIEECVVCSDKKASVLFKPCGHMCACEGCAALMKKCVQCRAQIDHMVPFIVCCGGIGTISDVQADNEEDIVGPLGGVPVEPVCLTGALMNNGSRDTSNSDIQKLQQQLQDIKEQTMCPVCLDRLKNMIFLCGHGTCQMCGDRMSECPICRKQVEKRILLY